The Synechocystis sp. PCC 7509 genome includes a window with the following:
- a CDS encoding hybrid sensor histidine kinase/response regulator, giving the protein MLPEQQQRILGYFIEEAKDHLVTVEQGLLNLQTTLQDSEMVNDLFRAAHSVKGGAAMLGISSILRIAHRFEDFFKILKDSPNLQVDRELESLLLQVFDTLRTSVEHLESATLSDETAGALMSKIEPVFTEIDQHLAAGDRIDTQSNEAPILAAFQNDVPLQLRQMLELFKQPQSPAVSQQLQQYCQQLIELGEKFGLPNWMELCQTASGAIANPQNTYRTLAPLVITQLKQAQELVATGQATEIISCEQWQSLIALPAWDTEEDISSSAIANDLFDEFETSDQETTDLFELETNTETPDYLDAEAQSEMLALDNLFTETQTTIQEFPAAQFNFTDLFEDNPQNQNGKVESDSFWDDEVFAPAAEEENLFAAEDDLQVDDRLEQFNYAQELENTDPLLDYEFGDLDKLLEQPPVILGPSTVLQLDPPTDSAANIAQSVEATELSLTASPKRAVFEQMMRVPVKHLDNISNLVGELVVYRNSLEQDQQRLRQFLDNLLNKVQQLSEVGFKMQELYERSLLQSSLTNRKKEGSAAIVSDNSNTHSTGHDFDSLEMDRFTGFHTLTQQMIELIVRVRESSSDIEFVTDETDQVARQFRQVTTQLQEGVTQSRMVTFAEIASRLPRAVRDISLKSGKEAELIINGQDTLIDKVLLEQLYDPMTHLVNNAIAHGIETPEVRLSNGKPPTGKITVQAFYQGNQTVISITDDGAGIDTEKVLAKAIQKGLVSPEKAQTMARLDIYNLLFHPGFSIKDTVDEFAGRGIGMDVVQTSLTGMRGSISTDSTLGVGTTFTIRLPLTLSICKALYCLSDKARIAFPMDGVEQMIELPIKDVVTNAQGETCLPWRDNSLLPFRHLKELLTYNRHLSRGSIYGSGRSEDTISLIVLRSGNAFMAVQVDQVLGEQEIVIKQFEAPAPKPLGVSGATVMGDGRIMPIADVLELMALATGRLQREPINLPDSGDRRIPVRPAVKTEPMVLIVDDSITVRELLSMTFNNAGYRTEQARDGQEAWDKLNDGLPCDIVFCDIEMPRMDGLELLSRIHESANFPNLPIAMLTSRGSDRHRQMAIQLGASGYFIKPYLEEALLDAAQRMLKGEVLVTAPSSV; this is encoded by the coding sequence ATGCTGCCAGAACAACAACAGCGTATTTTGGGCTACTTCATTGAAGAAGCTAAAGACCACTTAGTTACTGTTGAGCAAGGATTGCTGAACTTGCAAACCACGCTCCAAGACTCGGAAATGGTCAACGACTTATTTAGAGCCGCTCACTCGGTCAAAGGTGGAGCCGCAATGCTAGGAATTAGTAGCATTTTGCGTATAGCTCACCGTTTTGAAGACTTTTTTAAAATTCTCAAAGATTCTCCTAATCTGCAAGTTGATCGCGAACTAGAATCGCTGTTATTGCAAGTGTTTGACACGTTACGCACTTCGGTAGAGCATTTGGAGAGTGCCACCTTAAGCGACGAAACTGCCGGGGCTTTGATGAGCAAAATAGAGCCAGTTTTCACAGAAATTGACCAACATTTAGCTGCTGGCGATCGCATTGATACCCAATCCAATGAAGCACCAATACTTGCGGCTTTCCAAAACGATGTACCTCTACAACTGCGGCAGATGTTGGAGCTATTTAAGCAACCGCAATCCCCCGCCGTTAGCCAACAACTGCAACAATACTGTCAGCAATTAATTGAGTTAGGAGAAAAATTTGGCTTACCTAATTGGATGGAGCTTTGCCAAACAGCTAGTGGTGCGATCGCAAATCCCCAAAACACCTACCGGACTCTAGCGCCCCTTGTGATTACCCAACTCAAGCAAGCGCAAGAATTGGTGGCGACAGGACAGGCTACGGAAATAATTAGTTGCGAACAATGGCAATCTTTAATCGCCCTACCAGCTTGGGATACTGAGGAAGATATAAGCTCCAGTGCGATCGCCAACGATTTATTCGACGAGTTTGAAACTAGCGATCAAGAAACTACTGATTTATTTGAGTTAGAAACAAATACCGAAACCCCAGATTACCTTGATGCGGAAGCTCAAAGCGAAATGCTGGCGCTGGATAATTTGTTTACAGAAACTCAAACTACCATTCAGGAATTCCCCGCCGCCCAATTTAACTTTACCGATTTATTTGAGGACAATCCTCAAAACCAAAACGGCAAGGTTGAAAGCGATAGCTTCTGGGACGATGAAGTCTTTGCACCCGCAGCAGAGGAAGAAAATCTATTTGCTGCTGAAGATGACTTACAAGTTGATGATAGGTTAGAGCAATTCAATTACGCTCAAGAGTTAGAAAATACCGATCCATTACTAGACTATGAGTTTGGCGATTTAGACAAGCTGCTAGAACAACCTCCTGTAATCCTTGGTCCTTCTACAGTTCTCCAATTAGATCCGCCCACGGATAGCGCTGCAAATATAGCTCAAAGTGTAGAAGCTACAGAACTAAGTCTGACTGCTAGTCCAAAACGGGCAGTATTTGAGCAAATGATGCGCGTACCCGTCAAGCACTTAGACAATATTAGTAACCTCGTGGGGGAACTGGTTGTTTATCGCAACAGTTTAGAACAAGACCAACAAAGACTCAGACAATTTCTCGATAACCTACTCAATAAAGTCCAACAACTCAGCGAAGTAGGGTTCAAGATGCAGGAATTGTACGAACGAAGTCTGTTGCAAAGTTCTCTCACTAATCGCAAAAAAGAAGGATCTGCTGCTATTGTCTCAGATAATAGCAATACTCACTCTACAGGTCACGATTTTGACTCGTTGGAAATGGATCGCTTTACAGGCTTTCATACTCTGACGCAGCAAATGATTGAATTGATTGTCCGGGTGCGCGAATCATCTTCGGACATTGAATTTGTTACCGATGAAACCGATCAAGTAGCTCGTCAGTTCCGCCAAGTTACAACTCAATTGCAAGAAGGTGTAACGCAATCGCGCATGGTCACGTTTGCCGAGATTGCTAGTCGATTGCCCCGCGCTGTCCGAGATATTTCGCTCAAGTCTGGTAAGGAAGCGGAACTAATTATTAACGGTCAAGATACCTTAATTGATAAAGTGCTGTTGGAGCAACTATACGACCCGATGACGCATTTGGTTAATAATGCCATTGCTCACGGCATAGAAACCCCAGAGGTGCGCTTAAGTAACGGCAAACCACCCACTGGTAAAATTACTGTTCAGGCATTCTACCAAGGCAATCAAACCGTTATTTCTATAACTGATGATGGTGCGGGCATTGATACGGAAAAAGTTTTAGCTAAAGCCATTCAAAAAGGGCTGGTTTCTCCAGAAAAAGCTCAAACTATGGCGCGTTTAGACATCTACAACCTGCTATTTCATCCTGGCTTTAGTATTAAAGATACCGTTGATGAATTTGCTGGGCGAGGCATTGGTATGGATGTCGTGCAAACTAGCTTAACTGGGATGCGTGGCTCAATTAGTACCGACTCTACTTTAGGAGTGGGAACTACTTTTACCATCCGCTTACCTCTAACTTTGAGCATTTGTAAGGCGTTGTATTGCTTGAGCGATAAAGCTCGTATTGCCTTCCCCATGGATGGAGTAGAGCAAATGATCGAATTGCCAATTAAAGATGTAGTTACAAATGCCCAAGGAGAAACCTGTCTTCCTTGGCGGGATAACTCCTTGCTACCATTTAGACACCTGAAAGAACTTTTAACCTACAATCGCCATCTCAGTCGTGGCAGTATTTACGGTAGCGGTCGATCAGAAGACACGATTTCACTAATCGTCCTCCGCAGTGGCAACGCCTTTATGGCAGTGCAAGTTGACCAAGTGCTAGGAGAGCAAGAAATTGTAATTAAGCAGTTTGAAGCCCCCGCGCCTAAACCTTTGGGAGTTTCGGGAGCTACAGTCATGGGAGATGGGCGAATTATGCCCATTGCTGACGTACTAGAATTAATGGCTCTAGCTACAGGACGGCTACAACGAGAACCGATTAATTTGCCGGATTCTGGAGATAGAAGAATCCCTGTTAGACCTGCCGTTAAAACTGAACCAATGGTATTGATTGTTGATGACTCGATTACCGTTCGAGAACTGCTGTCAATGACCTTTAATAATGCTGGCTACCGCACAGAGCAAGCTCGTGATGGTCAGGAAGCTTGGGACAAGCTTAATGATGGGCTACCTTGCGATATCGTCTTTTGCGATATCGAAATGCCGAGAATGGATGGTTTGGAATTACTATCGCGCATCCACGAAAGCGCTAATTTTCCAAATTTACCCATTGCTATGCTAACTTCTCGTGGTTCTGATCGCCATCGCCAAATGGCAATTCAACTAGGCGCAAGCGGTTACTTTATTAAGCCCTATCTTGAAGAAGCTTTACTAGATGCGGCTCAAAGGATGCTTAAAGGGGAGGTATTAGTTACTGCGCCAAGTAGTGTATAA
- a CDS encoding methyl-accepting chemotaxis protein: MKSQQAEGQMTSSNDREQAYQAAQKAYIQGNYPEAATLVDRLVEHFPTDPSSRLLRGHIYCILEQYNVAKEQYQKVLDLTTDLDLIECASSGLEAVNQYETQDTATSNSQESELENTFLISAEPQNVSLPALQVVPLAADVPNPSFDFGSKNFLEEDFGNLENADVASNDFQTSANPFAWNQSQESEQENSDNLLIDHSPSDEFFGIDGDSNSHLSPETDSSEDQTFLVVGKSSQDTLTQEIAFDKFHLVDTQEDIENIANNEQNLAANLEQNGFLSQNGDRAGQVTEDKAVGDQVNDYFDTSNQSHQTNSLDLRSYKEENTNADDAMDSSSLEDMSGPLLLPDDDDESSSGFFLPETIAQAEAEVFSINNALDSSPNYQQEPVAASKSSDKDSLLNLWDNANTEKKPFLTAVTVGFVSTLVVAAVTLGGQLLSPVDSRAAVRNSGLAMAAAAGLAGFATTKVMEGKSAKYRSQTMADLKAQFEVLRTGNFNAQATVYSQDEFGLLATNFNTMVKGLSETTGEAQRKALEQEQAKEELQRQVIRLLDDVEGAARGDLTVQAEVSADVLGAVADSFNLTIHNLREIIQQVKTAAQQVNKGATDSESFARDLSSDALRQAEQLAVTLNSVQVLTDAIQRVAESAKEAETVARSASATALKGGEAVDRTVEGIMEIRQTVAETTRKVKRLAESSQEISKIVALISQIASRTNLLALNASIEAARAGEAGRGFAIVADEVRQLADRIAKALKEIEQVVRQIQTETGSVMTAMEEGTQQVIQGTNLAEQAKKSLNDIVQVSNRIDTLVRSITADTVQQTETSRQVASVVQSVELTAQETSQEAQRVSGSLQSLAGVAGDLLNSVERFRV; encoded by the coding sequence ATGAAATCTCAGCAAGCAGAGGGGCAAATGACATCAAGCAACGATCGCGAACAAGCATATCAAGCGGCACAAAAAGCTTATATTCAAGGCAACTATCCAGAAGCGGCAACCCTAGTTGACCGCTTGGTCGAGCATTTTCCCACCGACCCCAGCAGTCGTTTGTTGCGAGGTCACATTTACTGCATTTTAGAGCAGTACAACGTAGCAAAAGAACAGTATCAAAAAGTTCTGGACTTAACAACCGATCTAGACTTAATTGAGTGCGCCAGCAGTGGTCTTGAAGCTGTTAATCAGTACGAAACTCAAGACACGGCAACCTCAAACTCTCAAGAGTCAGAATTAGAAAATACCTTTTTAATTAGTGCTGAACCACAAAATGTTTCATTACCGGCTCTCCAAGTAGTTCCATTAGCAGCAGATGTTCCTAATCCTAGCTTTGACTTTGGCAGCAAAAATTTTTTAGAGGAAGATTTTGGCAATTTAGAAAATGCTGATGTCGCCAGCAATGATTTCCAAACTTCTGCTAACCCTTTTGCCTGGAACCAGTCTCAAGAATCTGAACAAGAAAATTCAGACAATTTGCTTATTGACCATAGCCCCAGCGATGAGTTTTTTGGTATCGATGGAGACAGTAATTCTCACTTATCACCAGAAACCGACAGCAGTGAAGACCAAACTTTTTTAGTTGTAGGCAAGTCATCTCAAGATACTTTGACTCAAGAAATCGCTTTCGATAAGTTTCATTTGGTTGATACCCAAGAAGATATAGAAAATATTGCCAATAACGAGCAGAACTTAGCTGCCAATCTTGAGCAAAATGGGTTTTTAAGCCAAAACGGCGATCGTGCAGGGCAAGTTACTGAAGATAAGGCTGTTGGCGACCAAGTCAATGACTACTTTGATACCAGTAATCAAAGCCATCAAACCAACTCTCTTGACTTGCGCTCCTACAAGGAGGAAAACACTAACGCTGATGACGCAATGGATTCATCTTCTCTAGAAGATATGTCAGGCCCGCTTTTACTTCCTGATGACGACGATGAATCAAGTAGTGGTTTTTTCTTGCCAGAAACGATCGCTCAGGCAGAAGCAGAAGTATTTAGCATTAATAATGCTTTAGATTCCAGCCCAAACTACCAGCAAGAACCTGTAGCTGCTAGCAAATCTAGCGACAAAGATAGCTTGTTAAATCTTTGGGATAATGCTAACACCGAAAAAAAACCTTTCCTAACGGCGGTAACAGTAGGATTTGTCTCTACTTTAGTAGTAGCGGCCGTAACTCTGGGAGGGCAACTATTATCGCCCGTTGATAGTCGCGCTGCCGTGCGCAATAGCGGTTTAGCTATGGCTGCTGCCGCCGGACTTGCAGGTTTTGCTACTACTAAAGTTATGGAAGGTAAATCAGCAAAATACCGCAGCCAAACAATGGCGGATTTGAAAGCCCAATTTGAAGTTCTGCGGACTGGCAACTTCAATGCTCAAGCGACTGTTTATTCCCAAGATGAATTTGGTTTACTAGCGACCAATTTCAACACTATGGTCAAAGGACTATCAGAGACAACGGGAGAAGCGCAACGCAAAGCTTTAGAACAAGAACAAGCTAAAGAAGAACTACAACGCCAAGTAATTCGCCTCCTAGATGACGTAGAAGGAGCCGCTCGTGGCGACTTGACAGTTCAAGCGGAGGTTAGCGCCGACGTTTTGGGAGCCGTTGCCGATTCCTTTAACTTGACAATTCACAATCTGCGCGAAATCATTCAACAGGTAAAAACCGCCGCCCAGCAAGTAAATAAAGGTGCAACAGATAGTGAATCTTTTGCCCGCGATTTATCCTCCGATGCCCTGCGTCAAGCGGAGCAATTAGCTGTCACGCTAAATTCTGTGCAGGTACTAACCGATGCAATTCAACGGGTAGCCGAAAGCGCCAAAGAAGCCGAAACCGTTGCCCGTTCTGCCTCCGCGACCGCCCTTAAAGGTGGTGAAGCCGTAGATCGGACAGTGGAAGGAATTATGGAAATTCGCCAAACTGTGGCAGAAACAACGCGCAAAGTTAAGAGATTGGCAGAATCATCGCAAGAAATATCAAAAATTGTTGCTTTAATTTCACAAATTGCTTCTAGAACCAACTTATTGGCGCTTAATGCCAGTATTGAAGCAGCAAGAGCCGGAGAAGCTGGGCGAGGATTTGCGATCGTAGCGGATGAAGTCCGTCAACTAGCAGATCGCATTGCCAAAGCCCTGAAAGAAATCGAACAAGTCGTTAGACAAATCCAAACTGAGACGGGTTCAGTAATGACAGCGATGGAAGAAGGCACTCAACAGGTTATTCAAGGAACTAACTTAGCAGAACAAGCTAAAAAGTCACTCAATGACATCGTTCAAGTATCAAATCGGATTGATACTTTAGTGCGCTCCATTACCGCCGATACAGTCCAGCAAACAGAAACTTCTCGTCAAGTTGCCTCTGTAGTGCAGTCGGTAGAACTAACAGCCCAAGAAACTTCTCAAGAAGCCCAGCGCGTTTCTGGTTCCTTGCAAAGCTTGGCTGGAGTAGCCGGAGACTTGCTAAATTCTGTCGAGCGATTCCGGGTGTAA
- the rph gene encoding ribonuclease PH: MSWQRPDGRQSEQLRPISFELGFTRFATSSVLTRCGDTQVLCTVTISDGVPKFLVGSGKGWLTAEYRMLPGATPQRQPRELLKLSGRTQEIQRLIGRSLRAAVDLEALGERTITIDSDVLQADAGTRTTSITGGFVALSEAIASLIKQGVLEKSPIRHQVAAVSVGILQGEPYLDLNYPEDVAAEVDLNVVMDSNLGIIEIQGTAEEGSFSRVQTNLMLDIAEKGIKELFIAQQQALRTE; the protein is encoded by the coding sequence ATGTCCTGGCAACGTCCCGATGGTAGACAAAGCGAACAGTTACGTCCGATTAGCTTTGAGCTTGGGTTTACGCGCTTTGCAACAAGTTCGGTTTTAACTAGATGCGGCGATACGCAAGTTCTTTGTACAGTAACGATTAGCGACGGAGTACCTAAGTTTTTAGTTGGTTCAGGAAAAGGCTGGCTAACGGCAGAATATCGAATGTTACCCGGCGCAACTCCCCAACGTCAACCCAGAGAATTATTAAAACTATCGGGACGCACTCAAGAAATTCAACGCTTGATTGGACGCAGTTTACGCGCAGCCGTTGATTTAGAGGCACTAGGGGAGCGGACAATTACTATAGACTCTGACGTACTCCAAGCCGATGCTGGAACTCGTACCACCTCTATTACTGGGGGCTTTGTGGCGCTATCAGAGGCGATCGCCTCCCTGATAAAGCAAGGAGTTTTAGAAAAATCTCCCATTCGTCACCAAGTAGCGGCGGTTTCTGTGGGAATACTCCAAGGCGAACCCTATTTAGACTTAAACTACCCCGAAGATGTAGCCGCCGAAGTAGATTTAAACGTAGTTATGGACAGCAACCTAGGAATTATAGAAATTCAAGGAACTGCTGAAGAAGGCAGCTTTAGCCGGGTGCAAACTAATTTAATGCTCGATATTGCCGAAAAAGGTATCAAGGAACTGTTTATCGCACAACAGCAAGCGTTACGCACTGAATGA
- a CDS encoding P-loop NTPase family protein, which yields MVAQLENPALTTANSLPYAIAGLVQVFTCSPRCFFTSVMAQALTIAGQGTPVMIVQFLKGGIGQGFENPVQLGQNLDWIRCDLPRYIDTPQLDEAETKSLLALWQHTQKVVSEGKYAFVVLDELSLAISYGLIPLDEVLEFIKKRPSHVDIVLTGAEMPPEILELADQITEIRRSHQP from the coding sequence ATGGTTGCCCAGCTAGAAAACCCCGCCTTAACTACTGCTAATAGCCTACCTTATGCGATCGCGGGGCTTGTGCAAGTATTTACCTGTTCTCCCCGTTGCTTTTTCACAAGTGTGATGGCGCAAGCCTTAACAATTGCTGGACAAGGTACGCCCGTAATGATCGTTCAGTTTCTTAAAGGCGGGATAGGACAAGGTTTTGAGAATCCGGTACAGTTGGGACAAAACTTAGATTGGATTCGCTGCGATTTACCCCGTTATATTGACACACCCCAACTAGACGAAGCTGAAACAAAATCATTACTCGCATTGTGGCAGCATACACAAAAAGTTGTATCTGAAGGTAAATATGCTTTTGTGGTGCTAGACGAATTGAGTTTAGCGATTTCTTATGGCTTAATTCCTCTAGATGAAGTATTGGAATTTATCAAAAAGCGTCCTAGTCATGTAGATATTGTACTGACAGGCGCAGAAATGCCCCCAGAGATTCTAGAACTAGCTGACCAAATTACCGAAATTCGCCGCAGTCACCAACCTTAA
- a CDS encoding response regulator transcription factor → MSTVLVVEDSITQREMITDLLKGSGLVVAIATDGMEALEQIQSFRPDIVVLDIVMPRMNGYEVCRRLKTDPKTQGVPVVMCSSKGEEFDRYWGMKQGADAYIVKPFQPKELVGTVKQLLRG, encoded by the coding sequence CAGTTTTAGTTGTAGAAGATAGTATTACCCAAAGAGAGATGATTACCGATCTTCTCAAAGGTAGTGGCTTAGTGGTAGCGATCGCGACAGACGGCATGGAAGCATTGGAACAAATCCAAAGTTTTCGTCCAGATATAGTTGTGCTAGATATTGTCATGCCCAGAATGAATGGCTACGAGGTGTGTCGTCGCTTGAAAACCGACCCCAAAACCCAGGGTGTACCAGTAGTCATGTGTTCCTCTAAAGGCGAAGAATTCGACCGTTACTGGGGAATGAAACAAGGCGCGGATGCTTATATTGTCAAACCGTTTCAACCAAAAGAATTGGTTGGAACAGTCAAACAATTACTTCGAGGTTGA
- a CDS encoding chemotaxis protein CheW, which yields MEPNSLTSSSPKQHLTEFQDLESKEGELYLRFYVASNQEFALPATAVREVISAPLDRITPIPNAPYALLGTLNLRGRVIWVADLGYFLGEPNALNTERAEISVIAVEEQEIMVGLAVDRIVGMEWLDVEEVQQINNPDSTANVFVRGEWMLDELTNKSLQLLEQKAIIQSRLWQA from the coding sequence ATGGAACCCAACTCGTTAACCAGTAGCAGCCCCAAGCAACATTTAACTGAATTTCAAGACTTAGAAAGCAAAGAAGGCGAACTGTACCTGCGTTTTTACGTAGCTTCAAATCAAGAATTTGCCCTCCCAGCAACAGCAGTCCGTGAAGTAATTTCCGCGCCTCTAGATCGAATTACACCAATTCCCAATGCCCCTTACGCGCTTTTAGGGACGCTAAACTTGCGCGGTAGAGTAATTTGGGTTGCCGACCTAGGTTACTTTCTGGGCGAACCAAATGCTCTAAATACAGAACGAGCGGAGATTTCGGTCATCGCCGTTGAAGAACAAGAGATTATGGTTGGGTTAGCCGTCGATCGCATAGTGGGGATGGAATGGCTAGATGTGGAAGAAGTACAACAAATAAACAATCCAGACAGTACAGCAAACGTATTTGTACGCGGTGAGTGGATGCTAGATGAGCTTACCAATAAAAGCCTGCAACTGCTGGAGCAAAAAGCAATCATACAAAGTAGGCTATGGCAAGCATGA